Sequence from the Streptomyces sp. R33 genome:
AGGAACTGCTGGGAGAAACATGATCCGCCACCCCGAGTTGGACTGGTTCAAGAGCAGCTACAGCAGCAGCAGCGAAGGTGACGACTGCGTCGAGGTGGCCTCCACCCCCGGCTCCGTCCTCGTCCGGGATTCCAAGGACATCCAGCGGGACCACCTGGCCTTCGGGCCGCGCGCGTGGGCCGGGTTCGTGGCCCACGCGTCCGGCGTCTGACGACATCCCTAGGCGCGGGTGCAGACGTGCACCGACTCGCTGTGCCCGCCCTCGCTGTGGACGATCCGCAGGACGTTGTTCTTGTAGGTCACCTTCAGCACCTGGCCGTCGCTGGTGTCCTTGTGGCCCGGGGGCTGCCAGGGGAACGTGAGTGAGACGTTGTCCCCGACCTCTTTGGGGACCGTCAAGGCTTGGCCGCCGGTCAGCCGGCTCACGCCCTTGGGCGCCTCGTACACGTCGAGGACCAGGTGGCCGCCGCGGTGCAGCCAACCTCCGTGCCAGGTGACCGGCTCGGGGCCGCTGGTCCACGTGATGGTCCAGCCGGAGTTTCCGCCGCCGTCCGCGTTCACGGTGCCGGTCCCCTTCACGGTCTCGCCGTTCGGCGTGGTCGACTCGATGTGCCAGTCGCCCTTGATGAAGGCGTCGAAGGCCCTGGTCACCACGCTGGAGGCGGTCGGCGCCGCCGGCGTCGGCGCTGCGGAGGATGCGGCCCCGCCACCCGCCGTCGACGCCGAGGCCGAGGCCTGAGCCGAGGACGCTGCGGCTGCGCCACCCCCGGCGGCCGGGGCCTTGTCCTTGCCGCCGCAAGCCGCGACCAGCGAGGCTCCGACCCCGATCGCCAGGTAGCGCAGTGCGTTGCGCCGTCCGATCATCTGCGCTGCCGCACGTATCTCTCGTACCGTCACCAGGCCCCCGTACAAAGTCAGTTGATCAACAGCGACCGACTATAGGCGAGGACTCGCACATTCATCCGTACGGCCCGATTCGGACCGCACGGGTGGGGTAGGGACGGCCCGTCCAACTCTCATCGGTAGCCCCGGAGGCATCCGTGCCCGAAATGAACGGCCCCTACCAGGCCGGCACCCCCTGCTGGATCGACCTGATGGTCCCCGACCAGCAGGCCGCTCTCGACTTCTACCGCGACCTCTTCGGCTGGCAGGGCGAGGTCGGCCCGCCGGAGACCGGTGGCTACTCCGTCTGCACCCTCAAGGGCAAGCCGGTGGCCGGGATCATGAAGGCGATGAACCCCGACGGGACGGTGCCGGACCCGATGCCGCCGATCGCGTGGACCACGTACCTGGCCACCAACGACATCGACGCCACCCTCAAGGCGGTCACCGACGCGGGCGGCTCGGTGATGATGGGCCCGATGGACGTCATGGACCTCGGGCGGATGGCCGTCATCACCGATCCGACCGGCGCCGTGGTCGGCCTGTGGCAGTACGGCACCTTCCCCGGCGCGGGCATCGTCAACGAGCACGGCGCGCTGATCTGGAACGAGCTGAACACCGGCGACACCGACGCCGCCGCCGCGTTCTACTCGGCCGTACTGCCGGTCACCACGGTCCCGTCGCAGATGCCGGGCGCCGAGGGGTACAAGGAGTTCAAGGTCGGCGAGCGCGCGGTCGGGGGGATGATGGACCTCTCCGCCCTGCCCGCCGGGGTTCCGCCGCACTGGCTGCCGTACTTCCACGTCGACGACGTCGACAGCGTCCAGGCGGCCGCGGAGCGGGCCGGGGGCAGCGTCATGGCCCCGGCGTTCGACATGGCGGCCGGGCGGATGGCGGTCCTCGCCGACTCCCAGGGCGGCACCTTCGCGGTGATCACGGCCACCGAGCCGGAGCAGCCTGCCTGAGCAGGGGCGGCTCGTTGCCCCGGCCGTGACGCCGGTTCGGCCGTTGCGGCCGGGGCAACGGGCAGCCACTTCCACCGCTCGGAACCGTACGGCCCCATTCCGCGTCCCAGATGAACATGATCAATCAATTCTGGTCATGTCCGGTTATCAACTACCCAGGGGACACATGTCGTTCGACACGGAATGGGCTCAGCACAAGGCCGCCGTACTCGCGCAGCAGTCGCCCGCCATGCGCCTCAACCATGCTCCCGCCGAGGCCGGCGCCCCGGGCAGCCCGGCCGGGAGCCTCGTGGCCGGTGCGCAGTCCATCAACGGCAACGCCAACCTGCTGATCGAGATCGCCGCGCTCCTCCACGAGGGCCGGCCCGACGGCGACGCCAGCACCATGGCCCGCGCCCCGCGGGCCCACGCGGACGTCTCGGCGGAGGCCCTGCGCTTCGCCCGTTTCGCCGATGACCAGTTCAAGGACACGATCAACCTGTTCGCCGCCCTGGCCACCAAGCTCAAGACCACCGGCACCGGCTTCGCGCAGGTGGACGACGGGACCGCGCGCAACTTCCTCAACGGCATCCTCGACGGCGGCCAGTACGTGAAGCCGGAGTCGAAGTGAGCCTGAGCCACCGCAAGGACGTCGAGTTCCTGGAGGAGTGCAACCCGGCTCTGGTGGAGCGCAACGCCGCCGAGTTCAAGCGGCTGCGCGAGCTGCTGGTGCAGGCCGAGGAGCCCGCCCGGCGCGCGGAGACCGGTACGCAATGGCAGAGCGACGGCAGCCACACGTACACCGACCGCCTGTCGGAGGCCCGCCAGCTCGTGCTCCACATGGCCGAGGGATACGACAAGGCGGCGAGCGCCCTGCACGCGTACGCGGCGGCCCTGACGACCGCCAAGTCGCACTACTCGAACGGCAAGCGCACCGAGCGCAAGCTCGCGGCGCTCATCGCCACGAAGGGCACGGCGATCACGCGCACGGCGCAGGAGGCGGAGCCGATGTGCCAGTGGGAGGACATGCGGGCGACGACCGGCGTCATGGACTTCTTCGCCGAGCTGACGATGGACGTGGACGACATCCGCGAGGAGGCGGACCGGCTCCACGACGACGCGGGCGGCAGCTTCCACCAGGCCAAGACGGCCGAGCAGGAGGCGCGCAGCGTGTGCGTGCACGCGCTGAAGCAGGCGTACGAGCTGCTGCCCGAGTTCAAGGTGAAGGGCGGCGGGGGCGGAGTCGACGTCTACGCGGCGATGGCCGACATCCGGCGCGAGGCGGCGGAGGCCCGTGCCAACCCCCTGACGCACCTGCCGGGCAGCGGCCCGAAGAAGGAGATGACCGGCCCGGTCGGGACCGAGCCGGTCTCCCCCGAGCTGCGCGACATCCGGATGCGGGTGGCGGGGCTGCCGGAGGCGGACGACAACTACTGGGACCCGCCGCAGTCGGACGAGGGGCGGGCGGAGTGGATCCGCAACAACAAGGAGATCCTGCGGGCGGCCGCGCAGCGGGCGGGGCTGCCGGAGGAGATGGTCGCCGGCATCGCCTGGAAGGAGGTCGGCGGGCAGCCGGGGATCTTCGACGACGGCGTGGACTTCTTCCGCCAGGCGGCGGACGCCCCGTGGGGCCTGAGCCCGGTCACCGCCGAGAACCTGCCGGACCGGGCGGGCGGCAAGCCGGACGAGACCTCCTTCGGCCCGATCGCGGTCCAGCTGCGGCGCGGGGCGGAGGTGCTCGGCTACGACCCGGAGAACCTCACGGACCAGCAGCGCAACGTGGTGAAGTCGGCGCTGCAGGACCCGAAGCAGAACGCGTTCATCGCCGCGGGCTTCCTGGCGCAGATCAAGGAGGAGACCGGCTACGCGAACGTCCCGGCGGACCAGCTGACCGAGGCCCAGATGCAGGAGATCGCCGCCCGCTACAACGGCGGCCCCTACTGGGAGTCGAAGAAGGCCCAGGACTACGGCGATGATTTCCGCAACAACCTCGGCAACGTGAAGAAGGCAATGCAATGACGTACGGCAGCGGGCGCGAGAGCATCGACCTGCCCGAAGACCGGGGCTGCCTCCAGTGGGTGCTGGGCGTCCCCCTGGGGCTGATCCATCTCCTGAACGCCGTCGCCGTGTTCGCGGCCCTGTACGCCGGCCCACAGGGCGAGTGGGACCACCAGGGCTACGCGGGCGTCAGCGCGATGTGCCTGGTCTCCATGTCGCTGAGCGTGCTGGGCCTGCTCATCACGCTCATCCCGAGCGTCCGCCGCGCCATGGGCCTGTGGTGGCTGGCCCCGCCGCTCATCCTCGGCGTGACCGCCTTCATCCGCGGCGAGACCCTGGGCTGAACGCACCGCAGCCCCCGCCCGGACGGGGGCGGGGGCTGCGGGGTGGGGACCGGTCAGGCGGGGACGGGGACCGCGGCGGGCTCGTCCAACGGGGAGGACGAGGCGGCCTCGTAGGCCTTCTTGTCCAGGATTCCCTCGCGGGCCGCGACCACGACCGGAACCAGGGCCTGGCCGGCGACGTTCGTGGCGGTGCGCATCATGTCCAGGATCGGGTCGATCGCCATCAGCAGGCCGACGCCCTCCAGGGGCAGGCCCAGGGTGGAGAGGGTCAGCGTCAGCATGACCGTGGCGCCCGTCAGGCCGGCCGTGGCGGCCGAGCCGACGACCGAAACGAAGGCGATCAGCAGGTAGTCGGTGATCGTCAGCTGGACGTCGAAGATCTGCGCGATGAAGATCGCGGCGAGCGCGGGGTAGATCGCGGCGCAGCCGTCCATCTTCGTGGTGGCGCCGAACGGGACGGCGAAGGAGGCGTACTCCTTCGGGACGCCGAGGCGTTCGGTGACCTTCTGGGTGACCGGCATGGTGCCGACCGAGGAGCGGGAGACGAAGGCCAGCTGGATCGCGGGCCAGGCGCCCTTGAAGAACTGGATCGGGTTGACCTTGGCGACCGTCGCGAGGAGCAGCGGGTAGACGCCGAACATCACGAGGGCCGAGCCGATGTACACGTCGGCGGTGAAGGTCGCGTACTTGCCGATGAGTTCCCAGCCGTACGAGGCGATCGCGGTGCCGATCAGGCCGACGGTGCCGATCGGGGCGAGGCGGATGACCCACCACAGGGCCTTCTGGAGCAGTTCCAGGACCGACTCGGCGACGTTCAGGAGCGGCTGCGCCTTGTTGCCGAGCTGGAGGGCGGCGATACCGGCGACGGCGGCCAGGAAGACGATCTGGAGCACGTTCAGTTCGGTGAACGGCGTGATGACGTCCTTCGGGACGATGCCGGTCAGGAAGTCCAGCCAGGAGCCGGTGCGCTTGGGGAGCTTGCCGTCCTGCGGGGTGAGGCCGGTGCCGGCGCCCGGGTTGGTCAGCAGGCCGATCGCGAGGCCGATGCCGACCGCGATCAGCGAGGTGATCATGAACCAGAGCAGCGTGCGCGAGGCGAGGCGGGCGGCGTTGTTCACCTTCCGCAGGTTGGTGATGGACACCAGGATCGCGAAGAAGACGAGGGGGGCCACGGCCAGCTTCAGCAGCTGGACGAAGATGTCGCCGATCTGCTCGAGGGTCTTGGCGAGCCAGCTGACGTCCTGGCTGCGGGCGATCCAGCCGAACAGGACACCGAGCACGAGGCCGGTGACGATCTGGGCCCAGAAGGGGAACTTGAAGGAGGCCTTGGCGGGGGCCTGAGGGGTCGCGGACACGGACACACTCCGGGGGTGATGCGCAAAGAAAGTGGGGAAGGTGGAACGGCGCGGACTCAGCGACAGCCACAACAGGCCGCGGACACGCGGCGGCAGAGGTCGACGTGCAGGCGCGCCACGAGCAGGACACCCGTGGTCATTTCGTGCGCAACTGTGGTCAACATGTTTAACACGCTAACACTTTCCCTTTGAGGATCTCAAAGGTGCACTTTGAGACAGGGCCCCGCCGGGACCCCCCGGAAACGCCGAACCGCCCCAGCGCACGAGGGAAGTTCCCGGCGCTGGGGCGGTTCGGTGTGTTTTGGTGTGTGACGGAGCTAACTACGCGCGCGCGGCATCGTCGGCCGCGTCCTCCTGGGAGCGGTTCGCGGCGAGCCGCTCCTTCGCACCCGCGACGCGCCCGGAGATCTGCGCGGACATCTCGTCGCGCTGCTTGCGCAGGAGCACGAAGGACAGCGGCGCGGAGATCACGAGGGCGAGCAGCACGACCCAGGCGGGGTTGGCGTCGCCGAGGCCGGCGGGCACCCAGCCCACGTTGACCAGGACGGAGACCAGGACGAGGCATCCGACGAAGATGCCCAGGCGCATCGCGGTGTAGCGGATCGTTGCGCTCGGCTTGAGGGACACGGTGACCCCTTCTCTCTCGTCGGTACGTCGGGTGGGTCGTCACGTGCCCGTCCAGCACGTGCCCGTCCAGTGAAGCACGGCGCAGCCCCGGACAAACCCTCCGGGGGTCAGTGCAGCGGCAGCAGCATCGTGATGTCGTCACGGTCGTCGCCCGGGGCCACCCGGATGGCATCGGGGACGCGGCCTACCTCCTTGTAGCCGCAGGCCGCGTAGAAGTGCTCCAGGCCCATCCCGCCGCGGCAGCTGAGCCGGATCGCCTCGATGCCGTCGAAGGAGCGCGCGGCGCCGGCAACGGCCTCCATCAGCGCCCGGCCGGCGCCCTGCCCCTGAAGGGCGGGGCTGACCATGACGGTGTAGGCCCAGACCCAGTGCGTCTGCAGCCGGTGGGTGTTGAACGCGAGGACCGCGGCGGCCCGCACCCGCCCGTCCGCATCACGGCCGACGACCAGCCGGTGGCGCCCCTCGGCCATCGCGACGAGGTGCTTGACCAGCTCGGGCCGGATGTCCTCGGCGGTGACGGGCGGTACGAACCCGACCGCGCCGCCGGCGTTGGAGACCTCGGTCCAGAGTTCGGCGACGCCGTCGCGCAGCGCCGGGTCGACGACGGGGTCGACCGTGAAGGTAAGGGTCATAGATGAAGATTATCTATTACCTCTCACCCTCGCAACGGACACGCGGAAGGCCCCGGTCCTCGTGGGACCGGGGCCTTCCGAGCCGTGGGGCGCGTCAGACGCGCATCGCCTGCGGGGTCTCGCGCAGGGCCGCGTCCGGGCCGGGGTACTCGCGGATGATCTCGTAGCGCGTGTTCCGCTCGACCGGGCGGAAGCCCGCCTCGCGGATCAGCTCGAGCAGGTCGTCACGGCCGAGCTTGTTCGGCGTGCCGTAGTTGTCCGCGTCGTGCGTGATCTTGTACTCGACGACCGAGCCGTCCATGTCGTCCGCACCGTGCTGCAGCGCCAGCTGGGCGGTCTGCACGCCGTGCATCACCCAGAACACCTTGACGTGCGGCACGTTGTCGAACAGCAGCCGCGAGACGGCGAAGGTCTTCAGCGCCTCCGCGCCCGTCGCCATCGTCGTCCGCGCCTGGAGCTTGTTGCGGACCTTGCCGTCCTGCATGTCCACGAAGTCGTGCTGGTAGCGCAGCGGGATGAAGACCTGGAAGCCGCCGGTCTCGTCCTGGAGCTCGCGCAGCCGCAGCACGTGGTCCACGCGGTGGCGCGGCTCCTCGATGTGCCCGTACAGCATCGTGCTCGGGGTCTTGAGACCCTTCTCGTGCGCGAGCCGGTGGATGCGCGACCAGTCCTCCCAGTGGGTGCGGTGGTCGACGATGTGCTGGCGGATCTCCCAGTCGAAGATCTCCGCGCCGCCGCCGGTGAGCGACTCCAGACCGGCCTCGATCAGCTCGTCCAGGATGTCGGAGGCCGACATCCCGGAGATCGTCTCGAAGTGGTGGATCTCGGTCGCCGTGAACGCCTTCAGCGAGACGTTCGGCAACGCCTCCTTCAGCGCGGACAGCGAGCGCGGGTAGTACCGCCACGGCAGGCTCGGGTGCAGGCCGTTGACGATGTGCAGCTCGGTGAGGTTCTCGTTCTCCATGGCCTTGGCCAGGCGCACGGCCTCCTCGATGCGCATCGTGTACGCGTCCTTCTCGCCCGGCTTGCGCTGGAACGAGCAGTAGGCGCACGACGCGGTGCACACGTTCGTCATGTTGAGGTGGCGGTTCACGTTGAAGTGGACGACGTCGCCGTTCTTGCGCATGCGCACCTCGTGCGCGAGGCCGCCCAGCCAGGCCAGGTCATCGGACTCGTAGAGGGCGATGCCGTCCTCACGCGTCAGCCGCTCGCCGGAGCGGACCTTCTCCTCCAGCTCGCGCTTGAGCCCAGCGTCCATTCCGGTCATCCCGGTCGTCTCCTCTACGCGTCCCGTCCTGCCTGCAAACCGCCACCCACCGTACTCTTAGCGCTCCTCGGGCAGGTCCCCGACCCGGTTCTCCCACTTGGTGGAGAGCACGATGGTGGTACGGGTGCGGGAGACGCCCTTGGTGCTGGAGAGCTTGCGGATGATCCGCTCCAGCCCGTCCACGTCCCCGGCCCGCACCTTGAGCATGTACGAGTCGTCGCCGGCGATGAACCAGCAGTCCTCGATCTCCGCCAGGTCGCGCAGCCGACGGGCCACGTCCTCGTGGTCCGCGGCGTCGGAGAGGGAGATGCCGATCAGCGCCGTGACGCCGAGGCCGAGCGAGGCCGAGTCGACGGTCGCGCGGTAGCCGGTGATCACACCGGCCGACTCGAGCCGGTTGATCCGGTCGGTGACGCTGGGGCCTGAGAGGCCCACGAGCCGGCCCAGCTCCGCGTACGAGGCACGTCCGTTCTCCCGGAGTGCCTGGATGAGCTGCCTATCCACCGCGTCCATATACCTGGAGCCTTCCATTATTCGGCGATCCCGCAAGTTTACGTATAGAATCAAAGGCGCACAGGGTCAACACCCTGTGAATCTTTCAACAGATCGGCGATGATCTCGCTGATCTGACGACATCAGGAGTGGTTCACCGTGTACACGATCGAGATGGCCTACGCGCACATGCGACAGCTCCAGGAGCTGGCCAACCGATCCCGCACCGACCAGCCCGCCGCCGCCCACCGCGTCGACCGGACCCGCAAGCCGAGCACGGCGAAGAAGCGCTAGTCACCGCTTGCCTCCCGGGGGCGGGAGCCACCGAGCTCCCCCTCCCACCGGCGGTACAGCCGGTGCGGCACCCCTGCCGCATCCAGCACCCGCCCCGCGACGAAATCCACCAGGTCCTGGATGTGCGTCGCACCCGCGTAGAACGCCGGAGAGGCGGGCAGCACCACTGCGCCCGCCTCGTCCAGCGCCACCAGATGCCGCAGCGTCTGCCCGTTCAGCGGGGTCTCCCGCACCGCGACCACCAGCCGGCGACGCTCCTTGAGCGTCACGCTCGCGACGCGCTGGAGCAGGTCCTTCGACAGTCCGAGCGCCACCCCCGCCACACAGGCCGTGGACGCCGGCACGATCAGCATGCCCTTCACGGGATACGAGCCCGAGCTCGGCCCGGCGGCCAGGTCGCCGGCGCCCCAGTAGCGGACGTCGTCCAGTTCCGGCCGGGTGAAGGTCGCGGGCTTGCCGTCCGCCCCGTGCTCGAGCCAGGCGGCGAGATCGTCGCGCCAGTGCGCGTCGCGGAAGGCGATCCCGGTCTCGTCGAGCAGGGTCAGCCGCGAGGCCCGGCTGACCACCAGGTCCACGCTCTCCCCCGCCGCCAGCAGTCCGCGGATCACCGCGGCCGCGTACGGCGTCCCGGACGCCCCGGAAACCCCGACCACCCACGGGGTGCGCTTGCCGTCAGTCATAGCTCCGAGACTATCCGGCCACTGCAAAACGACGCTGAGTAAGGTGATCTGAGCGTCGACGGGTGGGCGACGGGCGGGGGGATCAGGACATGGCCGAGTTGCGCCTCGAGGAATGGAGCCGGGCCGAACGGGCCAAGGCCGCCGGGAAGCTGATGCTGGGCTGGGTGGGCCTGCTGTGGCTGATCGAGGCGGTC
This genomic interval carries:
- a CDS encoding DUF397 domain-containing protein — translated: MIRHPELDWFKSSYSSSSEGDDCVEVASTPGSVLVRDSKDIQRDHLAFGPRAWAGFVAHASGV
- a CDS encoding VOC family protein; the protein is MNGPYQAGTPCWIDLMVPDQQAALDFYRDLFGWQGEVGPPETGGYSVCTLKGKPVAGIMKAMNPDGTVPDPMPPIAWTTYLATNDIDATLKAVTDAGGSVMMGPMDVMDLGRMAVITDPTGAVVGLWQYGTFPGAGIVNEHGALIWNELNTGDTDAAAAFYSAVLPVTTVPSQMPGAEGYKEFKVGERAVGGMMDLSALPAGVPPHWLPYFHVDDVDSVQAAAERAGGSVMAPAFDMAAGRMAVLADSQGGTFAVITATEPEQPA
- a CDS encoding dicarboxylate/amino acid:cation symporter, whose amino-acid sequence is MSVSATPQAPAKASFKFPFWAQIVTGLVLGVLFGWIARSQDVSWLAKTLEQIGDIFVQLLKLAVAPLVFFAILVSITNLRKVNNAARLASRTLLWFMITSLIAVGIGLAIGLLTNPGAGTGLTPQDGKLPKRTGSWLDFLTGIVPKDVITPFTELNVLQIVFLAAVAGIAALQLGNKAQPLLNVAESVLELLQKALWWVIRLAPIGTVGLIGTAIASYGWELIGKYATFTADVYIGSALVMFGVYPLLLATVAKVNPIQFFKGAWPAIQLAFVSRSSVGTMPVTQKVTERLGVPKEYASFAVPFGATTKMDGCAAIYPALAAIFIAQIFDVQLTITDYLLIAFVSVVGSAATAGLTGATVMLTLTLSTLGLPLEGVGLLMAIDPILDMMRTATNVAGQALVPVVVAAREGILDKKAYEAASSSPLDEPAAVPVPA
- a CDS encoding DUF4229 domain-containing protein yields the protein MSLKPSATIRYTAMRLGIFVGCLVLVSVLVNVGWVPAGLGDANPAWVVLLALVISAPLSFVLLRKQRDEMSAQISGRVAGAKERLAANRSQEDAADDAARA
- a CDS encoding GNAT family N-acetyltransferase, with product MTLTFTVDPVVDPALRDGVAELWTEVSNAGGAVGFVPPVTAEDIRPELVKHLVAMAEGRHRLVVGRDADGRVRAAAVLAFNTHRLQTHWVWAYTVMVSPALQGQGAGRALMEAVAGAARSFDGIEAIRLSCRGGMGLEHFYAACGYKEVGRVPDAIRVAPGDDRDDITMLLPLH
- the mqnE gene encoding aminofutalosine synthase MqnE, translated to MDAGLKRELEEKVRSGERLTREDGIALYESDDLAWLGGLAHEVRMRKNGDVVHFNVNRHLNMTNVCTASCAYCSFQRKPGEKDAYTMRIEEAVRLAKAMENENLTELHIVNGLHPSLPWRYYPRSLSALKEALPNVSLKAFTATEIHHFETISGMSASDILDELIEAGLESLTGGGAEIFDWEIRQHIVDHRTHWEDWSRIHRLAHEKGLKTPSTMLYGHIEEPRHRVDHVLRLRELQDETGGFQVFIPLRYQHDFVDMQDGKVRNKLQARTTMATGAEALKTFAVSRLLFDNVPHVKVFWVMHGVQTAQLALQHGADDMDGSVVEYKITHDADNYGTPNKLGRDDLLELIREAGFRPVERNTRYEIIREYPGPDAALRETPQAMRV
- a CDS encoding Lrp/AsnC family transcriptional regulator codes for the protein MDAVDRQLIQALRENGRASYAELGRLVGLSGPSVTDRINRLESAGVITGYRATVDSASLGLGVTALIGISLSDAADHEDVARRLRDLAEIEDCWFIAGDDSYMLKVRAGDVDGLERIIRKLSSTKGVSRTRTTIVLSTKWENRVGDLPEER
- a CDS encoding UbiX family flavin prenyltransferase; this translates as MTDGKRTPWVVGVSGASGTPYAAAVIRGLLAAGESVDLVVSRASRLTLLDETGIAFRDAHWRDDLAAWLEHGADGKPATFTRPELDDVRYWGAGDLAAGPSSGSYPVKGMLIVPASTACVAGVALGLSKDLLQRVASVTLKERRRLVVAVRETPLNGQTLRHLVALDEAGAVVLPASPAFYAGATHIQDLVDFVAGRVLDAAGVPHRLYRRWEGELGGSRPREASGD